The window CGTTCACGCCCGATTTCGTGCTGCATCTGGGCGGGGCGTTCACCTCGAAACGGCTGCTGGAGCACCTGTCAGGCGTACAGGCGGAGTATGTGCTGGTGGCGGGACATTCCATGAATTACGACCCGGGCCTCGCGGTGCGCCGCCGCATCGGGGCGGACCTCCCCGCATTTTGCCGCTGGCTCACCCCCTCGGTCCGAACCCTCCCGGAGTCTTCCTGGGCGGCGGGGCTTTGCGCGCTGGACGGGGACACGGCGGGACTGATTGCCGAACGGTCCGAGGGCGCGGTGCTCTCTGAAATCGGCGCGGCGCGGGCGGTTTCGCAACTGGTTCCGGCGGACGGGCTGCTCTTTTTGGGGAACAGCATGCCCGTCCGCGACATGGACATGTACGGCGCGGCGCGGCGCGGCGCGGGGCCGCGCGTGCTGGCGAACCGGGGCGCGAGCGGGATTGACGGGTGCCTGGCCACGGCGCTGGGCGCGGCGCGGGCGACAGGCGCGCCGACGGCGGCGGTGCTGGGGGATTTGTCGCTGCTGCACGACTTGAACTCGCTGGTGCTGGGACGGGGGCTGAAAACACCCTTCGTGCTGGTGGCGGTGAACAACGACGGCGGCGGCATTTTTTCGTTCCTGCCCGCCGCCGTGCATGACAGCTATTTTGAGCCGCTCTTTGGCGCACCCCACGGGCTGCGATTCAAGGAGGCGGCCCGCATGTTCGGCTGGTCCTATGCCGCCCCGGCGGACCGTGCCGGATTGGAGGCCATTCTGGCCGAGGGCCTGCGGCAGAAGGGCGCGATGCTTGTCGAGGTGGTAACGGACCGGCGGCGCAACACGGAGGAGCACCGGACACTCCAGGCGAAAATCGCCGAAAAGGTGGACGGCGCCGTCGCCGCAGATTGAGCGCAACATGGGATTGGGCGCCGTGTGGGACCGGGTGACGCGTGGCATTGAGTGCCCCGAAGGGGCCAAACATGACAGCCCAGGGCAACGCCCTGGGAAAAGGCATCAGTAAGCAGCACAGCCCTGAAAGGGCGTAACAAGGTGTCGGACATGGCGCAATCTTTGGCAAAGATTCTCGTTCATCTCATTTACAGCACGAAGAATCGGGTACCATGCCTTTCCGCGGAGCTTCGCCCAAAATTGTTTGCCTATCAGGCAGGCATCCTACGGGAATGTGAGAGTCCGGCCATCGTGATAGGCGGGGATTCAGACCATGTACACGCTTTGTTCACACTTTCCAAAAACAATTCCCTGTGCAAGGTCATCGAAGAGGTCAAAAAAGGTTCGTCCAAATGGATTAAGACCCAGGACGGTGAATTTGCCGGATTTTATTGGCAGAACGGGTATGGTGCTTTCTCTGTTAGCGAATCCCATGTAGCTAGAGTGCGCCAGTACATCGAGGAACAGGTGGAACACCACAAAAAAATATCATTTCAGGACGAATTTCGCCTGTTCCTGAAACGGTATGAGATTGAATATGACGAGCGTTATGTGTGGGATTGACGCATTGTCACGCCCTTTCAGGGCTCACGATGATCGCGCGATGCCCGTAACCCAGGGCGTTGCCCTGGGCTGTCATGTTAACGGCCTTTCAGGCCTAATTGTGCTGCC is drawn from Candidatus Hydrogenedentota bacterium and contains these coding sequences:
- the menD gene encoding 2-succinyl-5-enolpyruvyl-6-hydroxy-3-cyclohexene-1-carboxylic-acid synthase, which encodes MMEPDTGLENLRAAARVVAELAAGGTGLFCVCPGSRSAPLAVAAARQPGVEVVVHPDERGAAFHALGWAKASGRPAAVLCTSGTAAANFLPAAVEASMARVPLVLLTADRPPELLDRGANQAIRQENLFSGHARAAVTLACPGGGAPPDAMAGLVDYALHQARRNPAGPVHLNCMFREPLLPAPEEVDSLGAPENTPRTVWHLPEEMPDEATEAWLLNRLAAVKRGLLVAGELRGAAQTAAVAELAKTLGWPVCADITSGLRLGTDGAPVLAHYDQMLLSPAFRGAFTPDFVLHLGGAFTSKRLLEHLSGVQAEYVLVAGHSMNYDPGLAVRRRIGADLPAFCRWLTPSVRTLPESSWAAGLCALDGDTAGLIAERSEGAVLSEIGAARAVSQLVPADGLLFLGNSMPVRDMDMYGAARRGAGPRVLANRGASGIDGCLATALGAARATGAPTAAVLGDLSLLHDLNSLVLGRGLKTPFVLVAVNNDGGGIFSFLPAAVHDSYFEPLFGAPHGLRFKEAARMFGWSYAAPADRAGLEAILAEGLRQKGAMLVEVVTDRRRNTEEHRTLQAKIAEKVDGAVAAD
- a CDS encoding transposase — its product is MAQSLAKILVHLIYSTKNRVPCLSAELRPKLFAYQAGILRECESPAIVIGGDSDHVHALFTLSKNNSLCKVIEEVKKGSSKWIKTQDGEFAGFYWQNGYGAFSVSESHVARVRQYIEEQVEHHKKISFQDEFRLFLKRYEIEYDERYVWD